A portion of the Deinococcus peraridilitoris DSM 19664 genome contains these proteins:
- a CDS encoding DMT family transporter — MDALSFGAIFVTIVFWASAFAGIRAGLEAFDPGHLTLYRFLVASLALGLYALAVRLKPPSPRDLARIFGLSLLGITAYHLALNYGQQTVPAGTASLIVAAGPVITALLGAWFMGERRPALGWLGTLIALAGVALIVLGSGESLEFTRGALLILLAALVTSLYFVFQRGVVARVGSLRFTVYSLILGTLPLLIFLPGFGAELTRAPLKAHLAVVYIGLFPAALAYLTWTYALSRVGASRTTSFLNVSPVFAILIGWLWLGEVPHPVSLIGGGIALLGVILVNTLGRARRAPQPAVVV; from the coding sequence ATGGACGCCCTGAGCTTCGGCGCAATTTTTGTGACCATCGTTTTCTGGGCTTCGGCCTTTGCGGGAATACGGGCCGGCCTGGAAGCCTTTGATCCCGGTCACCTTACGCTTTACCGTTTCCTGGTGGCTTCGCTGGCGCTTGGTCTGTACGCCCTGGCGGTGCGGCTGAAACCGCCTTCGCCGCGTGACCTCGCGCGCATCTTCGGCTTGTCGCTGCTGGGGATCACCGCTTATCATCTGGCGCTCAATTACGGTCAGCAGACTGTCCCGGCCGGTACGGCGAGTCTGATCGTCGCAGCCGGTCCGGTCATCACCGCGCTGCTGGGCGCGTGGTTCATGGGCGAGCGGCGCCCGGCGTTGGGATGGCTCGGTACCCTGATCGCCCTGGCGGGCGTGGCGCTGATCGTGCTGGGCAGCGGTGAAAGCCTGGAGTTCACACGTGGGGCGCTGCTGATACTGCTCGCTGCGCTGGTGACCAGCCTGTACTTCGTCTTTCAGCGTGGGGTGGTGGCGCGTGTCGGTTCGCTGCGCTTCACGGTCTACAGCCTGATACTGGGCACGCTTCCCCTGCTGATCTTTCTGCCTGGCTTCGGCGCTGAACTGACCCGCGCGCCCTTGAAGGCTCACCTGGCAGTCGTGTACATCGGGCTCTTTCCGGCGGCGCTGGCTTACCTGACCTGGACTTACGCGCTCTCGCGGGTTGGCGCGAGCCGCACCACCAGCTTTCTGAACGTTTCACCGGTCTTCGCCATTCTGATCGGCTGGCTGTGGCTGGGTGAAGTGCCCCATCCGGTCAGCCTGATTGGCGGGGGCATCGCATTGCTGGGCGTGATTCTGGTGAACACCCTCGGAAGGGCCCGTCGTGCGCCGCAGCCTGCAGTGGTGGTCTGA